TGAATTGTTGAATCACGGTTACAATACTACTACAATTTTACTATATGGCCCTTTATTTTGCGAACGAGGAAAGAAGGGGAGAGACATGCCACTGAAAGTAAGAAACATGGCCATGATTATCCTGGGCAGTGCCATCTATGCTTTCGGCTTAAACTATTTTAACATTGCTAACCAATTGGTGGAAGGCGGGTTTACAGGCGTCACTTTATTGCTTAATTATCTGTTTGGTTTTAGTCCGGCTATCACTAACCTCGTGCTTAATATTCCGCTGTTCTTCATCGGCTGGAAGGTGCTTGGGCGCACCGCGTTCATTTACACCATTTTAGGTACCCTTTCCTTGTCATTATTTTTGTGGCTGTTTGCAGGCTTTCATCTATACCTTGGTGAGGATTTGCTGCTTGCTGCCCTGTATGCCGGTGTCACAGCAGGCATTGGCTTGGGTATTGTTTTCCGCTACGGAGGGACGACTGGAGGGGTGGATATCATTGCCCGCCTGGCCAAAAAATATCTGGGCTGGAGCATGGGCAAAACGATGTTCGCCTTCGATGTGGGCGTGATCACCCTGTCCCTCATCTATCTGGATCACAAACTGGCCATGTACACCATCATTGCCGTCT
This window of the Caldalkalibacillus uzonensis genome carries:
- a CDS encoding YitT family protein: MPLKVRNMAMIILGSAIYAFGLNYFNIANQLVEGGFTGVTLLLNYLFGFSPAITNLVLNIPLFFIGWKVLGRTAFIYTILGTLSLSLFLWLFAGFHLYLGEDLLLAALYAGVTAGIGLGIVFRYGGTTGGVDIIARLAKKYLGWSMGKTMFAFDVGVITLSLIYLDHKLAMYTIIAVYIGARVIDFVQEVAYAGKAVMIISDSAPEIAQMILKKLDRGATLLKGKGGYTGSQKEVLYCVISRNELVRLKNLIREIDPYAFVAVHDVRDVLGEGFTHDEQKKPLRDDM